A single window of Hyla sarda isolate aHylSar1 chromosome 2, aHylSar1.hap1, whole genome shotgun sequence DNA harbors:
- the RPAIN gene encoding RPA-interacting protein isoform X1, which produces MEAAMRHRTLYKGTTPPWKETYRKRCVERLKGNRSRLLDKFRQVGERLGAGVGGSFLVQEVMEEEWKAMQMHSSSLPSLWRKDSLSQTFGLLQDPDELVTLEEIKQELLLEERAMVEEIESVIQFENDCLDSVVGLHSGNKVVCPVCHRNNLTVTSCFVMCQCGVYVNCKSQGMNTEKLQALLEGNLSAHGGCCSEQPVFSVGFGAEGMSSLFMSCCVCDAMAIII; this is translated from the exons ATGGAGGCGGCTATGAGGCACCGCACCCTGTACAAGGGAACGACTCCTCCATGGAAGGAAACGTACAGGAAG AGATGCGTGGAGAGGCTGAAGGGTAACCGCTCCCGGCTGCTGGATAAGTTCCGCCAGGTTGGAGAGCGGCTCGGTGCGGGGGTTGGAGGCTCGTTCCTGGTGCaggaggtcatggaggaggaATGGAAGGCCATGCAGATGCACAGCAGCAGTCTGCCATCACTGTGGAGAAAGGATTCCTTGTCTCAG ACTTTTGGCTTGTTACAGGACCCTGATGAGCTAGTTACTCTAGAGGAAATCAAACAAGAGCTGCTCCTAGAAG AGCGAGCAATGGTGGAAGAAATTGAAAGCGTCATTCAGTTTGAAAATGACTGTCTAGATTCTGTAGTTGGATTGCATAGTGGAAATAAAGTTGTGTGCCCTGTCTGTCACAG GAATAATCTAACTGTAACAAGTTGCTTTGTCATGTGTCAGTGTGGAGTATACGTCAACTGTAAA TCTCAGGGCATGAACACTGAGAAGTTACAAGCATTGTTGGAAGGAAATCTGTCTGCCCATGGCGGCTGCTGCAGTGAGCAACCAGTGTTTTCAGTCGGCTTTGGTGCAGAAGGAATGTCCAGTTTGTTCATGAGTTGCTGT GTATGTGATGCCATGGCAATAATAATTTGA
- the RPAIN gene encoding RPA-interacting protein isoform X2: protein MEAAMRHRTLYKGTTPPWKETYRKRCVERLKGNRSRLLDKFRQVGERLGAGVGGSFLVQEVMEEEWKAMQMHSSSLPSLWRKDSLSQDPDELVTLEEIKQELLLEERAMVEEIESVIQFENDCLDSVVGLHSGNKVVCPVCHRNNLTVTSCFVMCQCGVYVNCKSQGMNTEKLQALLEGNLSAHGGCCSEQPVFSVGFGAEGMSSLFMSCCVCDAMAIII, encoded by the exons ATGGAGGCGGCTATGAGGCACCGCACCCTGTACAAGGGAACGACTCCTCCATGGAAGGAAACGTACAGGAAG AGATGCGTGGAGAGGCTGAAGGGTAACCGCTCCCGGCTGCTGGATAAGTTCCGCCAGGTTGGAGAGCGGCTCGGTGCGGGGGTTGGAGGCTCGTTCCTGGTGCaggaggtcatggaggaggaATGGAAGGCCATGCAGATGCACAGCAGCAGTCTGCCATCACTGTGGAGAAAGGATTCCTTGTCTCAG GACCCTGATGAGCTAGTTACTCTAGAGGAAATCAAACAAGAGCTGCTCCTAGAAG AGCGAGCAATGGTGGAAGAAATTGAAAGCGTCATTCAGTTTGAAAATGACTGTCTAGATTCTGTAGTTGGATTGCATAGTGGAAATAAAGTTGTGTGCCCTGTCTGTCACAG GAATAATCTAACTGTAACAAGTTGCTTTGTCATGTGTCAGTGTGGAGTATACGTCAACTGTAAA TCTCAGGGCATGAACACTGAGAAGTTACAAGCATTGTTGGAAGGAAATCTGTCTGCCCATGGCGGCTGCTGCAGTGAGCAACCAGTGTTTTCAGTCGGCTTTGGTGCAGAAGGAATGTCCAGTTTGTTCATGAGTTGCTGT GTATGTGATGCCATGGCAATAATAATTTGA